From Daucus carota subsp. sativus chromosome 6, DH1 v3.0, whole genome shotgun sequence, the proteins below share one genomic window:
- the LOC108228042 gene encoding uncharacterized protein LOC108228042 isoform X1 produces MPYSGSNWLTRLRSSKGFPADQHLNLEQFLTLHNPNQIPDPIPNDPNRNLNPIPPPNPGPNRTRSSAPVNGALDSSITMSDILSELFVMGNPQNVPKKKGVRKQPNPRNCAVSIPPIATPSVSCTNLAFEDEEDDTRRRDLSAFSRTEVTVIDTSVKNWKFEKLLFRRKNVWKVRDKKCKSVINVDRKKRKGSSFDDFRSEKKSKLGDGKRVENEGQGLQHNERVEEVCKRGEDNHVQNLKTRFHSKPNNVNSSVILLKSIPVSKKIGKS; encoded by the exons ATGCCTTACTCCGGGTCGAACTGGCTCACCCGCCTCCGATCATCCAAAGGTTTTCCGGCCGATCAACATCTCAATCTCGAGCAATTTCTCACTCTTCACAACCCTAATCAAATCCCCGACCCGATTCCAAATGACCCGAACCGGAATCTCAACCCAATTCcacctccaaatccgggtcctAATCGGACCCGATCGTCGGCACCTGTAAACGGAGCCCTAGATTCCTCAATCACAATGTCCGACATTTTATCCGAGCTTTTCGTGATGGGAAATCCCCAAAATGTCCCCAAGAAAAAGGGGGTTCGTAAACAACCAAACCCTAGAAATTGTGCTGTGTCAATTCCCCCAATTGCAACGCCTTCGGTGAGCTGTACTAATTTGgcatttgaagatgaagaagatgacaCGCGTCGTAGAGATCTTTCGGCATTTTCGAGAACTGAAGTTACTGTAATTGACACTAGTGTTAAGAATTGGAAGTTTGAGAAGCTGTTGTTTAGGAGGAAAAATGTGTGGAAAGTTCGCGATAAGAAGTGTAAGAGTGTGATCAATGTGGATCGAAAGAAGAGGAAGGGGAGTAGTTTTGATGATTTTCGGAGTGAGAAAAAATCAAAGCTCGGTGATGGTAAACGAGTAGAAAATGAA GGACAGGGACTGCAACATAATGAAAGAGTTGAGGAGGTTTGCAAACGAGGGGAGGATAATCATGTACAAAATCTTAAAACCAG ATTCCACAGCAAACCAAATAACGTAAACTCATCAGTTATCCTCCTAAAGAGCATCCCTGTTTCAAAGAAAATTGGTAAAAGCTGA
- the LOC108226292 gene encoding vicilin Cor a 11.0101, whose product MSSEDEHGVGSVLFVVKVLGFVSFRWPLPFGGGESENKINILRQNLVESNEFVEFCEVKPSDFRPLKDFDVTVSFANITHGGMSTIFFDSKAIKIFVVTNGAGQLEMACPQLVQEQDQGQKGCGGFLKGQGQQGHGGSQEQEQGKNTCRRGLSK is encoded by the exons ATGTCTAGTGAAGATGAACATG GTGTTGGTAGTGTACTGTTTGTGGTGAAGGTTCTG GGCTTTGTGTCTTTTCGGTGGCCTTTGCCTTTCGGTGGTGGTGAATCAGAGAACAAGATTAACATCTTAAGGCAAAATCTTGTTGAATCAAATGAGTTTGTTGAGTTCTGTGAGGTTAAACCTAGTGACTTTAGGCCGCTCAAAGATTTTGATGTTACTGTTTCCTTTGCTAACATCACACAT GGTGGCATGTCAACTATCTTCTTCGATTCCAAGGCAATTAAGATCTTCGTGGTGACGAATGGAGCTGGGCAACTTGAGATGGCATGTCCGCAATTGGTACAGGAGCAGGACCAAGGACAAAAAGGTTGTGGTGGTTTTCTGAAGGGCCAAGGACAACAAGGCCATGGAGGCTCACAGGAGCAGGAGCAAGGAAAAAATACCTGCCGGAGAGGATTATCAAAGTGA
- the LOC108228041 gene encoding ribosome-binding factor PSRP1, chloroplastic, with translation MATLFPTIKTTVNHRPPPPSCCLATKNVAHSKITLPSPSTSIFRFYRNPLSGKIFPVTKLRRSGGTRMAWDGPLSSVKLILQGKHFELSEDVKGHVEDKVGKAIQKHSHLVREVDVRLSVRGGEFGKGPKVRRSEVTLFTKKHGVIRAEEVAETMYASIDAVSSVIQRKLRKIKEKDSDHGRHMKGFDRLKVRDPEAMLLQNGSISSAQVEDEDDEDPFMDEIVRTKYFDMPPLTVAEAIEQLENVDHDFYGFRNEDTGEVNIIYRRRAGGYGLIIPKQDGKAEKVEPLVVEPARKSSVAE, from the exons ATGGCGACTCTGTTTCCGACCATCAAAACCACCGTGAACCACCGTCCTCCGCCGCCCAGTTGTTGTTTAGCAACCAAGAATGTTGCTCACTCCAAGATCACATTACCATCCCCCTCTACCTCCATCTTCCGATTTTATCGGAACCCTCTTTCCGGCAAGATATTCCCGGTGACTAAGTTAAGAAGGTCCGGTGGGACGAGAATGGCGTGGGATGGCCCTCTCTCTTCCGTCAAGCTCATTCTCCAAGGCAAACACTTCGAG TTAAGTGAAGATGTGAAAGGACATGTAGAAGATAAGGTAGGAAAGGCTATTCAAAAGCACAGTCATCTGGTCAGGGAAGTTGATGTCAGATTATCCGTCCGTGGGGGCGAGTTCGGGAAAGGCCCTAAAGTTCGGAGATCTGAG GTCACTTTGTTTACGAAGAAGCATGGAGTAATTAGGGCAGAGGAAGTTGCAGAGACAATGTATGCTAGTATAGATGCTGTGTCTTCGGTAATACAAAGGAAGTTGAGGAAGATTAAGGAAAAAGATTCTGACCATGGACGTCACATGAAAGGATTTGATAGACTTAAAGTTAGAGATCCTGAGGCTATGTTACTTCAGAATGGTTCCATTTCATCCGCTCAagtagaagatgaagatgatgaagatccATTCATGGATGAG ATTGTGCGTACAAAATATTTCGACATGCCTCCGTTGACAGTAGCTGAAGCAATTGAGCAGCTGGAAAATGTTGATCATGACTTTTATGGCTTTCGAAATGAAGATACCG GTGAGGTTAATATCATATACAGAAGAAGAGCTGGGGGTTATGGGCTCATTATTCCTAAACAAGATGGTAAAGCTGAGAAAGTAGAGCCCTTGGTGGTGGAACCAGCAAGAAAATCTTCTGTGGCAGAATAG
- the LOC108226293 gene encoding uncharacterized protein LOC108226293 — MGILFFLGIFVGILLEWTWKKWAPLGFCLFQRLTSGPSPPCVSAAPVASSPQAQKEHLDITDGDLHHLQKLDEKNDGGPLWKHLMDHKTPNMICQAWQRDSATGPPQYYTRTVYEDATPEMVRDFFWDDESRLQWDDMLLNATTIDECSATGAMAVHWVRKFPFFCSDREYIIGRRIWESAGTYYCVTKGVPYPSIPPKKAPKRVDLYYSSWVIRAVASTRGNGEMTACEVVLFHSEDMGIPWRLAKLGVKHGMRTTVQKIEAGLRVYQNQRASGSPLSHTARLAQINTRVDLNSPAPEENNGDSPQQDLVTAAEMAKKKRRLRKLWMIGGVVFLAIIDRGSFPKALVLGAIKWPPKKEKTA, encoded by the exons ATgggtattttgttttttttgggtATCTTTGTTGGAATTTTACTAGAGTGGACTTGGAAAAAATGGGCTCCCTTGGGCTTTTGCCTATTCCAACGTTTAACTTCTGGACCCTCACCACCTTGTGTTTCTGCTGCTCCTGTGGCTTCTTCACCACAGGCTCAGAAGGAACATCTTGACATCACAGATGGAGATCTTCATCATTTGCAGAAGCTGGATGAGAAAAATGATGGTGGGCCCCTTTGGaagcatctgatggatcataaAACTCCCAATATGATCTGCCAAGCATGGCAAAGGGACTCTGCT ACCGGTCCTCCTCAGTATTACACGAGGACCGTGTATGAGGATGCGACGCCTGAAATGGTGAGGGACTTCTTCTGGGACGATGAATCCCGTCTTCAATGGGATGACATGCTATTAAATGCTACAACTATTGACGAGTGTTCAGCCACGGGGGCAATGGCAGTGCACTGGGTACGCAAG TTTCCGTTCTTCTGCAGCGACAGAGAATACATCATTGGTCGTCGTATATGGGAATCAGCAGGCACATATTACTGCGTGACAAAG GGAGTCCCGTACCCATCGATTCCTCCGAAGAAGGCACCGAAGCGGGTGGACTTGTACTATTCCAGTTGGGTCATACGAGCAG TGGCATCAACAAGAGGTAACGGAGAAATGACTGCGTGTGAAGTGGTACTGTTCCATTCTGAAGACATGGGCATCCCCTGGAGGCTTGCGAAACTCGGGGTAAAGCATGGCATGCGGACAACAGTTCAGAAAATTGAAGCTGGTTTGCGAGTCTATCAGAACCAAAGAGCTTCAGGCTCTCCTCTCTCCCACACAGCACGCCTGGCTCAGATCAACACCAGAGTTGATCTCAACAGCCCAGCACCAGAGGAAAACAACGGAGATTCACCACAGCAAGACTTGGTCACCGCAGCTGAGATGGcgaagaaaaaaagaagattaAGAAAGCTTTGGATGATTGGAGGCGTGGTCTTCCTCGCTATCATCGACCGTGGTTCTTTCCCTAAAGCGCTCGTGCTTGGGGCTATCAAATGGCCCCCAAAGAAAGAAAAGACGGCATGA
- the LOC108228042 gene encoding uncharacterized protein LOC108228042 isoform X2, with product MPYSGSNWLTRLRSSKGFPADQHLNLEQFLTLHNPNQIPDPIPNDPNRNLNPIPPPNPGPNRTRSSAPVNGALDSSITMSDILSELFVMGNPQNVPKKKGVRKQPNPRNCAVSIPPIATPSVSCTNLAFEDEEDDTRRRDLSAFSRTEVTVIDTSVKNWKFEKLLFRRKNVWKVRDKKCKSVINVDRKKRKGSSFDDFRSEKKSKLGDGKRVENEGQGLQHNERVEEVCKRGEDNHVQNLKTSKPNNVNSSVILLKSIPVSKKIGKS from the exons ATGCCTTACTCCGGGTCGAACTGGCTCACCCGCCTCCGATCATCCAAAGGTTTTCCGGCCGATCAACATCTCAATCTCGAGCAATTTCTCACTCTTCACAACCCTAATCAAATCCCCGACCCGATTCCAAATGACCCGAACCGGAATCTCAACCCAATTCcacctccaaatccgggtcctAATCGGACCCGATCGTCGGCACCTGTAAACGGAGCCCTAGATTCCTCAATCACAATGTCCGACATTTTATCCGAGCTTTTCGTGATGGGAAATCCCCAAAATGTCCCCAAGAAAAAGGGGGTTCGTAAACAACCAAACCCTAGAAATTGTGCTGTGTCAATTCCCCCAATTGCAACGCCTTCGGTGAGCTGTACTAATTTGgcatttgaagatgaagaagatgacaCGCGTCGTAGAGATCTTTCGGCATTTTCGAGAACTGAAGTTACTGTAATTGACACTAGTGTTAAGAATTGGAAGTTTGAGAAGCTGTTGTTTAGGAGGAAAAATGTGTGGAAAGTTCGCGATAAGAAGTGTAAGAGTGTGATCAATGTGGATCGAAAGAAGAGGAAGGGGAGTAGTTTTGATGATTTTCGGAGTGAGAAAAAATCAAAGCTCGGTGATGGTAAACGAGTAGAAAATGAA GGACAGGGACTGCAACATAATGAAAGAGTTGAGGAGGTTTGCAAACGAGGGGAGGATAATCATGTACAAAATCTTAAAACCAG CAAACCAAATAACGTAAACTCATCAGTTATCCTCCTAAAGAGCATCCCTGTTTCAAAGAAAATTGGTAAAAGCTGA
- the LOC108224685 gene encoding serine/arginine-rich splicing factor SR34A: MSSRFSRTIYVGNLPLDIRESEIDDLFYKYGRIVDIELKIPSRPPCFCFVEFEDPRDADDAIRGRDGYNFDGCRLRVELAHGGRRSSSSDRRGGYGGGSFGSGRGRPTISRHSEFRVIVRGLPSSASWQDLKDQMRKAGDVSFAEVFRDRDGAYGLVDYTNYDDMKYAIKKLDDTEFKNPWTKTYIRVSKFERSLSRSPRRSRSRSRSLRRDRSKSRERSVSRSSSKSRSASPVKSSRPKSRSMSASPKQV, encoded by the exons ATGAGTAGTCGTTTCTCTCGCACAATCTATGTTGGTAACCTCCCATTGGACATAAGAGAATCTGAAATTGATGATCTGTTTTACAAG TACGGCCGTATTGTGGATATTGAATTGAAGATTCCATCTCGTCCTCCCTGCTTTTGTTTTGTGGAG TTTGAAGATCCCCGGGATGCTGATGATGCAATTAGGGGTCGAGATGGCTATAATTTTGACGGTTGTAGATTGAGG GTTGAACTTGCTCATGGTGGTAGAAGGTCATCTTCAAGTGATCGTCGTGGTGGTTATGGTGGTGGTAGTTTTGGGAGTGGTAGGGGACGTCCCACCATTTCACGCCACTCTGAGTTTCGTG TTATTGTTCGTGGTCTTCCATCATCAGCTTCATGGCAAGATTTGAAG GATCAGATGCGGAAAGCTGGTGATGTGTCCTTTGCTGAAGTATTTCGTGACAGAGACG GTGCCTATGGTCTGGTTGATTATACTAATTATGATGACATGAAATATGCT ATCAAGAAGCTTGATGATACCGAATTCAAAAACCCATGGACAAAAACTTATATTCGG GTTAGTAAGTTTGAGCGCAGTCTGTCAAGGAGCCCTAGAAGGAGCCGCAGCAGGAGTAGAAGCTTAAGAAGGGATAGGAG CAAATCTCGGGAAAGGTCTGTCTCTAGGTCATCATCTAAGTCTAGATCGGCATCTCCTGTCAAATCATCCag GCCTAAATCCAGATCCATGTCTGCATCCCCAAAACAG GTGTGA